A region of Allocoleopsis franciscana PCC 7113 DNA encodes the following proteins:
- a CDS encoding DMT family transporter, whose protein sequence is MSKLIARVKSLTYRIPGRAYLLFAILIFASANSITRKLTEIGAQNLIDGRNPISFCNVLFVGNLCALITLSLIYGKQLNVQSFKQLSWSDWLGLSTVAILSGALAPALFFIALDLTMVNNVVLIGRIEPPLILALSILLLRERVNYWVIAGAIVSFIGVVLTIVLQAPEAGMMTMGGGGLQIGRGELMAAGAAVSLAFSTIISKVKLRQIPLGLFSLFRMALGTVVFFTVALKLYGVVHFADVFSPFLWQWMAIYSVVIIVGGQLCWFTGLKTTDASDVSLASAFSPLAGILAAYLILGESPTMAQYIGGSVIIFGIILNQIGVARMPRKLPTTPPISSDKEQDMEVGFKGI, encoded by the coding sequence ATGTCAAAACTCATTGCTCGTGTCAAAAGTTTGACCTATCGAATTCCAGGACGAGCCTATCTATTGTTTGCGATCCTAATCTTTGCTTCAGCGAACTCCATTACACGCAAGCTAACAGAAATTGGGGCACAAAACTTAATTGATGGCAGAAATCCGATTTCTTTTTGCAATGTTTTGTTTGTGGGTAATCTCTGCGCTCTGATTACCCTCAGTTTAATTTACGGTAAACAGTTGAATGTTCAGTCCTTCAAACAGCTCTCATGGAGCGATTGGCTTGGTTTGAGTACAGTCGCTATCCTCTCCGGTGCTCTCGCCCCAGCCTTATTTTTCATTGCCCTCGACCTGACGATGGTCAATAATGTGGTTTTAATTGGACGAATTGAGCCACCGCTGATTCTGGCTTTATCGATTTTACTGCTACGAGAACGGGTGAATTATTGGGTCATTGCGGGTGCAATTGTTTCGTTTATTGGTGTCGTCTTAACCATCGTTCTTCAGGCTCCAGAGGCGGGCATGATGACGATGGGAGGGGGAGGGCTTCAGATCGGAAGAGGTGAATTAATGGCGGCAGGCGCGGCTGTCTCTTTAGCTTTTTCCACCATTATTAGTAAGGTAAAACTGCGCCAAATTCCTTTGGGCTTGTTTAGTTTATTTAGGATGGCATTAGGAACTGTCGTGTTCTTTACAGTCGCATTAAAGCTTTATGGTGTAGTGCATTTTGCAGATGTCTTCTCACCCTTTTTATGGCAGTGGATGGCAATTTATAGTGTGGTGATTATCGTTGGGGGTCAATTATGTTGGTTTACCGGTTTAAAAACAACTGACGCATCGGATGTTTCGTTGGCTAGCGCCTTTAGTCCACTGGCAGGAATTTTGGCAGCTTATTTGATTTTGGGTGAATCACCGACTATGGCTCAATATATCGGAGGTAGCGTCATTATCTTCGGCATCATTTTGAACCAGATTGGCGTTGCTCGGATGCCACGCAAACTCCCCACCACTCCCCCAATTAGTTCTGATAAAGAACAAGATATGGAAGTCGGATTTAAAGGAATTTGA
- a CDS encoding RNA methyltransferase: MTSSNPDGGEPEMKLDNVKIILVEPAGPLNVGSVARVMKNMGLHQLVLVNPQCDPFGIEARQMAVHGRDILDAAQQVPTLPDALKGCQRAIATTARSRALPTPLEPPRTALPWLLEPGITSALIFGREDRGLSNVELNYAQRFVGIPSSSEYASLNLAQAVAICCYELYQSTQTLSSPAHILNRVPPPQTGETAPLDVLEGYYEHLETVLLKIGYLYPHTAQSRLEKFRRLLNRATPTSEEVSMLRGILRQMEWALQSLPKSDVVEGNSSQES, encoded by the coding sequence ATGACATCCTCCAATCCGGATGGGGGAGAACCTGAAATGAAGTTAGACAACGTCAAAATTATCTTAGTCGAGCCAGCTGGTCCGTTGAATGTGGGTTCTGTGGCGCGGGTGATGAAGAATATGGGACTGCATCAATTGGTGTTAGTCAATCCTCAGTGCGATCCCTTCGGAATCGAGGCACGGCAGATGGCGGTTCATGGCAGGGATATTTTGGACGCTGCCCAGCAAGTGCCAACGTTACCAGATGCCTTAAAGGGGTGTCAACGTGCGATCGCCACCACAGCCCGTAGCCGTGCCCTACCCACGCCACTCGAACCCCCTAGAACAGCACTTCCTTGGTTATTAGAACCAGGTATCACTTCGGCCTTAATTTTTGGTCGCGAAGACCGTGGATTGAGCAATGTTGAACTCAACTATGCCCAGCGATTTGTGGGGATTCCTTCTAGTTCCGAATATGCTTCGTTAAACTTGGCACAAGCTGTTGCGATTTGCTGTTACGAACTTTACCAAAGTACTCAAACATTATCCTCACCAGCCCACATTCTGAATCGAGTCCCCCCACCCCAGACAGGCGAAACGGCTCCATTAGACGTTTTGGAAGGTTACTATGAACACCTGGAAACGGTATTGTTAAAAATCGGTTATCTTTATCCCCATACGGCTCAATCCCGCTTGGAAAAATTCCGGCGGCTGTTGAATCGAGCAACGCCAACCTCAGAGGAAGTGTCGATGCTCCGAGGAATTCTCCGTCAAATGGAATGGGCGCTACAATCACTACCAAAGTCTGATGTTGTGGAGGGTAACTCGTCTCAGGAGTCTTAA
- a CDS encoding DUF2256 domain-containing protein has translation MARQRSKSDLPQKTCLVCGLPFTWRKKWADCWDEVKYCSERCRRRKSKAS, from the coding sequence ATGGCACGCCAGCGTTCCAAATCTGACTTGCCTCAAAAAACTTGTCTCGTCTGCGGACTTCCCTTCACTTGGCGCAAAAAATGGGCGGATTGTTGGGATGAGGTGAAATACTGCTCAGAACGCTGTCGCCGACGTAAGTCCAAAGCCAGTTAA
- a CDS encoding hydrolase: MAAFIDNRGQSENSPVEQQERRMRLRRRQRRTLQKQIFEQEVPPLPSPQPPQRSFGKSILRRLSTVPRSTRPPLEPPRPRIPRPQRIQPSSSIHSSVPPLRPVSAINPQRPSTTAQESTFLPQSNPREFRTQTPGYRREEQGSNLSARVNPWQVQPKTPSPLSPLPRVGSQTPQSLDTHQGAKRREGASLPIRREVRAEGSALSALNVLKNSSKRRREHHPFRTAAPVAAPISEGQASYRRVSVKSGSSTAKNPIKGTAKRSPKPKRPVHPFVYIIRLLILGIGIGAIAGTLLSALHPATQASVKVNNDQAKPQVKDTPSPASPVTPLALTQEILSLKSQIQTLAANNPKLQPGVFIVDINTGTYIDINSRSPVPAASTIKVPILVALFKEVDEGKIRLDESLTLQSEMIATGSGNLQYQKPGAKFTVLELATKMITISDNTATNMLIARLGGIEALNQRFRAWGLTTTVLRNALPDLEGTNTASPQELAALMAMINQGQLVSLPSRDRILSIMQSNEINSLLPQGLGSGAIIAHKTGNIGALLADVGLVNMPSGKSYIISVMVQRPFNDDSAQELIRKISKTAYEYFNQPQVSPSTSSMPSDTTATGNRAVALDQ, encoded by the coding sequence GTGGCAGCGTTTATAGATAATAGGGGTCAGTCAGAAAATTCCCCAGTAGAACAACAAGAGCGGCGAATGCGATTGCGTCGTCGCCAGCGTCGAACCTTGCAAAAACAGATTTTTGAGCAGGAAGTGCCTCCCTTACCCTCCCCCCAACCGCCTCAGCGGAGCTTTGGGAAATCGATCCTGCGCCGATTGTCCACGGTGCCGAGGTCAACGCGACCTCCTTTAGAGCCGCCAAGACCCCGAATTCCTCGACCCCAGAGGATACAACCGAGTTCTTCCATCCATTCTTCGGTGCCGCCGTTGCGACCTGTTTCTGCTATTAACCCTCAGCGACCATCTACGACAGCTCAGGAGTCAACGTTTTTACCCCAGTCTAACCCCAGAGAGTTCAGAACTCAGACGCCTGGATACCGCAGGGAAGAACAGGGGTCGAATTTAAGTGCACGGGTGAATCCGTGGCAGGTTCAACCCAAAACCCCATCTCCCCTATCCCCCTTACCTAGGGTGGGAAGCCAAACGCCCCAATCTCTGGACACGCACCAGGGAGCTAAAAGACGTGAAGGCGCAAGCCTACCTATCCGTCGGGAGGTTCGAGCCGAGGGTTCGGCGTTATCAGCGTTGAACGTTCTGAAGAATTCGAGCAAGCGTCGTCGAGAGCATCACCCTTTCCGAACAGCCGCCCCTGTCGCTGCCCCAATTTCAGAAGGGCAAGCCAGTTATAGACGAGTTAGCGTCAAATCTGGCTCCTCAACCGCCAAAAATCCAATCAAGGGGACAGCGAAGCGCTCCCCCAAACCAAAGCGTCCTGTGCACCCGTTCGTTTATATCATCCGCCTACTGATTCTAGGAATTGGCATTGGCGCGATCGCAGGAACCCTGTTATCGGCGTTACATCCAGCAACACAAGCATCCGTTAAAGTCAATAATGACCAGGCTAAACCTCAAGTCAAAGATACCCCCAGTCCTGCTAGCCCGGTAACACCCCTGGCGCTGACTCAGGAAATCTTGTCGTTGAAATCCCAGATACAAACTCTCGCCGCGAATAATCCTAAATTGCAACCGGGCGTCTTTATCGTTGACATCAATACAGGAACTTATATCGACATCAATAGCCGCTCTCCCGTGCCTGCCGCGAGTACGATTAAGGTACCCATTTTAGTGGCTTTATTTAAGGAAGTTGATGAAGGCAAAATTCGCTTAGATGAAAGCTTAACCCTGCAATCGGAAATGATTGCCACAGGTTCGGGCAATTTGCAGTACCAAAAGCCAGGAGCCAAGTTCACGGTTCTAGAGTTGGCGACGAAGATGATCACGATTAGTGATAATACGGCGACGAATATGCTTATCGCTCGCCTTGGGGGTATAGAGGCACTCAATCAACGCTTCCGTGCTTGGGGATTGACTACAACAGTTCTCCGCAATGCCTTACCGGATTTAGAGGGCACGAATACCGCCAGCCCTCAGGAACTGGCGGCTTTGATGGCAATGATCAATCAAGGGCAGTTAGTATCACTGCCCTCGCGCGATCGCATTCTCAGTATCATGCAGAGCAATGAAATCAACTCTCTACTGCCCCAAGGACTAGGCAGTGGTGCCATCATTGCCCATAAAACTGGCAATATTGGCGCATTGCTGGCGGATGTGGGTTTGGTGAATATGCCCAGTGGCAAGAGCTACATCATTTCCGTAATGGTGCAACGTCCTTTTAATGATGACAGTGCCCAAGAGCTGATTCGCAAGATTTCTAAAACGGCCTATGAGTATTTCAATCAACCTCAAGTTAGTCCAAGTACAAGCTCTATGCCTTCGGATACTACAGCAACCGGAAACCGTGCCGTTGCATTAGATCAATAA